A part of Sugiyamaella lignohabitans strain CBS 10342 chromosome D, complete sequence genomic DNA contains:
- the YPK1 gene encoding serine/threonine protein kinase YPK1 codes for MDQTSQESSFRSTTGSGAAPQPPEAAPEPKLTNPLELKETHLSAAFSPRSSASSSSTNGGADSSPNGKSGASSGASSTSDLAGSNNSNRTPVSFVSVTTGHHSPGRKIPNSSASSLETISGNNSSGAATSGSPSVVPALSSSVSSSVSLNANSTNSSSGQAANPAISSASSSSSAAAVASASAAAADAAIKEGDPATSTSTITPGLLSVSITKAVGLSLPPGNVWPNYILNATNSSIGAGSVSGSIAPGGTGSGIGGVGSLSNGNSISPRKQQLSSPSQLHQLQRDKQSPSNLGRRRPPPIYIVLEYDKTQVILDAMGGTVDGPIWDKVSNFDVSRIESLSIQVFAKIPVTVNTDGTSSVGAGGSVIVGGESPFTPPRQSLGDNGTAESTRGGNLNSEALRKKGYQEIFLGTCKIDANLSKTVICDGWLPLSSGTGKIQVRIEFKANKNNKHLTIEDFDLLKVVGKGSFGKVMQVRKIDTRRIYALKTIRKAHIISRSEVNHTLAERTVLAQIDNPFIVPLKFSFQSPEKLYLVLAFVNGGELFHHLQREGRFDLNRSRFYTAELLCALECLHEYNVIYRDLKPENILLDYTGHIALCDFGLCKLNMAGQEKTNTFCGTPEYLAPELLLGQGYTKVVDWWTLGVLFYEMLTGLPPFYDQDTNEMYRKILQDPLRFPDDMDREARSLLTGLLNRDPKKRLGVNGAAEIKAHPFFAQIDWKRLMNKKYAAPFKPSVESATDTSNFDQEFTSEVPTDSVVEKDFYLSESVQQQFGGWTYTNTDSKLASSGRW; via the exons ATGGATCAGACAAGTCAGGAGTCTTCTTTT CGaagcacaacggggtctggggcagcgccccagccgccggaggcagcaccagaacccAAGCTAACCAACCCCCTAGAACTGAAAGAGACTCATTTGTCGGCGGCGTTTTCGCCGCGGTCGTCAGCTTCGTCGTCCAGTACAAATGGAGGAGCAGACAGCTCGCCGAACGGCAAGAGTGGAGCGTCGTCAGGAGCCAGTTCGACGTCGGATCTGGCTGGTAGTAATAATTCGAACAGGACGCCAGTGAGTTTTGTGTCTGTGACTACAGGTCACCACTCGCCAGGCAGAAAGATTCCCAACTCGAGTGCTTCATCTTTAGAGACAATTTCAGGTAACAATTCCAGTGGAGCAGCGACATCGGGATCTCCATCTGTTGTGCCGGCTCTGTCGTCATCAGTGTCGTCGTCGGTTTCTCTGAATGCCAATAGcaccaatagcagcagtgggCAAGCTGCTAATCCAGCAATTTCGTCggcatcttcgtcatcttcagcagcagcagtagcatcaGCTtcggcagctgctgcagatGCGGCGATTAAAGAGGGAGATCCAGCAACATCGACATCGACTATAACTCCTGGTCTATTAAGTGTATCAATCACTAAAGCCGTTGGCTTGAGTTTACCACCGGGAAACGTGTGGCCAAACTATATTCTAAACGCCACTAACAGCAgtattggtgctggtagtgTGAGTGGAAGTATAGCTCCCGGTGGTACAGGATCGGGTATTGGCGGTGTAGGATCGCTATCAAATGGAAACTCGATTTCTCCTagaaaacaacaacttTCGAGCCCATCACAATTACATCAATTACAACGAGATAAACAGAGCCCGAGTAACCTCGGCCGTAGAAGACCTCCACCTATTTATATTGTTTTGGAATATGATAAAACCCAGGTCATTTTAGACGCCATGGGCGGAACTGTAGACGGGCCGATATGGGATAAAGTGTCGAATTTCGATGTTTCGCGTATCGAATCGTTGAGTATTCAAGTGTTTGCCAAGATCCCGGTGACAGTGAATACGGATGGAACCTCTtcagttggtgctggtggatCGGTTATTGTCGGTGGTGAGTCGCCATTCACACCTCCAAGACAATCACTAGGAGATAACGGTACAGCCGAGTCGACTCGAGGTGGCAACTTGAACAGTGAAGCACTCCGTAAAAAGGGATATCAGGAGATATTCCTTGGTACGTGCAAAATCGACGCCAATCTGTCGAAGACAGTTATCTGTGACGGATGGCTGCCGCTGTCATCTGGTACCGGCAAGATCCAAGTACGAATCGAGTTTAAAGCCAATAAGAATAACAAGCATCTCACAATTGAAGACTTTGATCTGCTGAAAGTTGTCGGTAAAGGTTCGTTTGGCAAAGTCATGCAGGTGCGTAAAATCGATACCAGACGTATCTACGCTCTTAAGACCATTCGAAAGGCACATATTATATCACGATCCGAAGTCAATCATACTCTAGCCGAGCGTACAGTTCTTGCACAAATCGACAATCCATTTATTGTTCCGTTGAAATTCAGTTTCCAATCGCCCGAAAAACTTTATCTAGTTCTAGCATTTGTCAATGGAGGTGAACTGTTTCACCATCTGCAAAGAGAAGGTCGATTCGACCTTAATCGGTCACGTTTCTACACTGCCGAGCTACTATGTGCATTAGAGTGTCTGCACGAGTACAATGTCATTTACCGAGATTTAAAACCCGAGAACATTCTCCTTGACTATACTGGACACATTGCCCTGTGTGATTTCGGACTGTGTAAACTGAACATGGCTGGACAGGAAAAGACCAATACATTTTGCGGAACTCCCGAGTACCTTGCACCTGAACTTCTACTTGGACAAGGATATACGAAGGTAGTCGATTGGTGGACTCTAGGTGTATTGTTCTACGAAATGCTGACTGGTCTGCCTCCATTCTACGACCAGGATACAAATGAGATGTACCGCAAGATTCTACAGGATCCACTGCGATTTCCTGACGATATGGACCGAGAAGCCCGTTCACTGCTGACTGGTCTTTTGAACCGAGATCCCAAAAAGAGACTTGGAGTTAATGGAGCTGCCGAGATCAAGGCACACCCATTCTTCGCACAAATCGACTGGAAACGACTTAT
- the HSL1 gene encoding protein kinase HSL1, with the protein MTTVAVAAAQAATHTASSGPAAGSDEAVKANHRLSQTSNHSSASKRSKSHVGPWRLGRTLGRGSSGRVRLAKHSLTGQLAAVKIVPKEIVVGGGSAGNGAATSPSANGGAGPGATAVVDATQYGSDPKDQGGLPYGIEREVIIMKLIEHPNVMALYDVWENKGELYLVLEYVEGGELFDYLIKKGRLDEREAVNYFRQIIYGVDYCHKFNICHRDLKPENLLLDKNRNIKIADFGMAALETSDRMLETSCGSPHYASPEIVAGKNYHGAPSDIWSCGVILFALLTGHLPFDDDNIRKLLLKVQTGKFIMPSDISSEAQDLIWRMLRVDPIKRISMAEILRHPLLKKYPVRKNGHHNTRLHQPVDTIFANADRPVKTVSDIDPEILKNLQILWHGASKKAVIEKLLAPGPNSEKTFYCLLMKYRHDHRQDEEYSNNKNNSVSRDNESSSHHHASRHNHTHTHHQSHHRKRSSQVSITLKKTAVRNAAGAAGPHSRNHSRSNSVASVITASSSHRRNVAFVRKRASSSHMRHQSGNTTPQKTTPPSSIIARNATTTTTTSTANPTSAGATTTSTEIETATTAVTAKPQVESLPIPRTYINQTPTPHLTPEEDFNFISKRASVELASMCEQAFFSTDLPSRTSDRAVSDPLSSIKAPKMATTEKRVFSLGEHEVNSVEPGSRPYSAYSTVSEASTTSTATPYFLPMIFEEDRFADAIEEEVDLKIYKRPNRAHDKRDTITQDYDYDYDYFKQESVLAQPKKRELVPPSAHTAVTKESSRLQISGLVKTDSFKARSHTGFAAYRTPSAPVPKPNPVVTTEPVLLISPSPPPSPIEATNSITTATGKDSSDNTTKPSQSDRRPNTANNNTKSSAKSTNRPATTTKQAPVVSTSTITTTNASKPISNPYKNSQVSQVQRTKTDPLKNHDQQPVSKPVRKPLAVKSNNIMITSNDVTDMSDLKSKEAAATAKPNAATSLFRRLTLNPRRPPPPPPPATAVSTTQPQAVRPAPPPPPAPTVATRTSSGKSNEVKQNWFMKMLNPNPQYTTRPTPSTAKKSQYATKTLFSTSSVTTMRHIIVEVLEDWQKYGISQINEDSVSSTVTAVISSRNVLSMRSAKFRINVYPMQGGTRAVFTQEKGSNTTFLRFLGELERALGEMDVLSPPRTDARTAIGLR; encoded by the coding sequence ATGACGACTGTagcggtagcagcagctcagGCTGCGACCCATACCGCTAGCAGTGgcccggcggctgggagCGACGAGGCGGTCAAAGCGAATCACCGGCTGTCGCAGACGTCGAACCATTCGAGTGCTAGTAAGCGGTCAAAGAGCCATGTCGGCCCGTGGCGACTAGGTCGCACGCTGGGACGAGGCAGTTCCGGCAGGGTCAGGCTGGCCAAACATTCGTTGACTGGCCAGCTCGCTGCTGTTAAGATTGTTCCTAAGGAGATAGTAGTTGGAGGCGGTAGCGCGGGAAATGGCGCTGCTACTTCGCCTTCTGCTAATGGAGGAGCTGGACCAGGTGCTACTGCAGTGGTAGATGCTACTCAGTACGGATCAGATCCGAAAGATCAGGGCGGACTGCCTTATGGAATCGAACGTGAGGTCATTATTATGAAACTTATAGAACATCCCAATGTCATGGCTTTATACGACGTGTGGGAGAATAAGGGCGAGCTTTATCTCGTTCTAGAGTATGTAGAAGGCGGAGAATTGTTCGATTATCTGATTAAAAAGGGCCGTTTAGATGAGCGTGAAGCCGTCAACTATTTCCGACAAATTATATACGGAGTCGACTATTGTCACAAGTTTAATATCTGTCATCGAGATTTAAAACCCGAAAACCTGCTACTCGACAAGAATCGTAACATTAAAATCGCCGACTTCGGTATGGCCGCTTTAGAAACTTCAGACCGTATGCTGGAAACTTCCTGTGGTTCTCCTCACTATGCATCGCCAGAAATCGTCGCTGGTAAGAACTACCATGGAGCTCCCAGCGATATCTGGTCCTGCGGTGTTATTTTGTTTGCATTATTAACTGGTCATTTACCGTTTGACGACGATAATATCCGGAAACTGCTTCTCAAAGTGCAGACTGGTAAGTTTATTATGCCCAGTGATATCTCTAGTGAAGCTCAGGATCTCATTTGGAGAATGTTGAGGGTCGATCCTATTAAACGAATCTCCATGGCAGAAATTCTACGGCATCCTCTTCTTAAAAAGTATCCAGTACGGAAAAATGGCCATCATAATACGCGTCTTCATCAACCAGTTGACACGATTTTCGCCAATGCCGATAGACCTGTAAAGACAGTTTCTGATATAGACCCTGAAATCCTCAAAAACCTGCAAATTCTCTGGCATGGCGCGTCCAAAAAGGCTGTGATTGAGAAATTGCTTGCCCCAGGCCCTAATTCCGAAAAAACTTTCTACTGTTTACTGATGAAATACCGACATGACCATCGTCAAGACGAAGAGTATTCtaataacaaaaacaacTCTGTATCTAGAGATAACGAATCGTCCAGCCATCATCACGCTTCTCGACATAACCACACTCATACCCATCATCAATCGCATCATAGAAAACGCAGCAGTCAGGTGTCCATCACTTTGAAAAAGACGGCTGTTAGAAATGCCGCTGGCGCTGCTGGTCCTCATTCGCGTAATCATTCCAGAAGTAATTCAGTCGCTTCTGTCAttactgcttcttctagtCATCGACGAAATGTCGCGTTCGTCAGAAAGagagcctcttcttcgCATATGAGACACCAGTCTGGTAACACGACCCCTCAAAAAACCACTCCACCATCATCAATTATCGCTCGAAAtgctaccaccaccaccacaactTCAACTGCCAACCCAACATCAGCAGgtgctactactacttcGACTGAAATAGAAACAGCAACTACTGCAGTGACAGCGAAGCCCCAGGTTGAGTCACTGCCAATACCACGTACATACATCAACCAAACACCAACACCTCACTTgacaccagaagaagatttcAACTTCATTAGTAAACGTGCTTCGGTCGAGTTAGCATCTATGTGTGAACAGGCGTTTTTCTCTACCGACCTGCCTTCACGAACCAGTGACCGTGCCGTGTCGGATCCTTTAAGCAGTATTAAAGCACCAAAGATGGCCACCACTGAAAAACGGGTGTTTTCTCTTGGAGAACACGAAGTCAATTCAGTCGAGCCAGGATCTCGTCCTTATTCTGCTTATTCGACTGTATCAGAAGCTTCAACCACTTCGACTGCAACACCATATTTCTTGCCAATGATTTTTGAGGAAGACCGGTTTGctgatgctattgaagagGAGGTTGATCTGAAGATATATAAACGTCCAAACAGAGCACATGACAAGCGCGATACTATAACCCAGGACTATGATTACGACTACGACTACTTCAAGCAAGAAAGTGTATTAGCCCAACccaagaaaagagaattgGTTCCACCGTCTGCTCACACTGCAGTAACTAAGGAGTCTAGTCGACTCCAGATTTCTGGTCTGGTCAAGACTGATAGTTTCAAAGCCAGAAGCCATACGGGATTTGCTGCTTATAGAACACCATCAGCTCCAGTACCAAAACCCAATCCCGTAGTCACTACTGAGCCAGttttgctgatatcaccatcaccaccgcCATCTCCTATCGAAGCCACTAATTCCATCACCACAGCCACTGGAAAGGACAGTAGCGACAACACCACGAAACCGAGCCAGTCAGATCGTAGACCTAATACCGCCAATAACAACACCAAGTCTAGTGCCAAGTCTACTAACAGACcagccaccaccaccaaacaagCTCCTGTTGTCTCTACTTCCACCATCACTACTACTAATGCATCCAAACCCATCTCCAACCCCTACAAGAACTCGCAAGTTTCTCAAGTTCAGCGCACCAAGACTGATCCTTTGAAGAATCACGACCAACAACCAGTGTCTAAACCCGTAAGAAAGCCACTGGCCGTGAAATCGAATAATATCATGATCACTTCAAACGACGTTACTGACATGTCTGACCTGAAATCaaaagaagctgctgccacaGCCAAACCGAATGCAGCCACTTCACTATTCAGACGATTAACATTGAATCCTCGtagaccaccaccacctccaccaccagcaacagcagtatcTACTACTCAACCACAGGCTGTGagaccagcacctccaccaccaccagcacccaCTGTTGCTACACGTACATCGTCTGGCAAGTCCAACGAAGTCAAGCAGAACTGGTTcatgaagatgctgaatCCCAATCCACAATACACCACCCGACCCACTCCTTCTACCGCCAAAAAGTCTCAGTACGCTACCAAGACTCTCTTCTCGACCTCGTCAGTGACCACCATGAGACATATCATAGTCGAAGTGCTAGAAGACTGGCAAAAGTACGGTATCTCGCAAATCAACGAGGACTCAGTCTCATCAACTGTCACAGCCGTCATCTCGTCACGAAACGTGCTATCGATGCGGTCTGCCAAGTTCCGAATCAACGTGTACCCCATGCAAGGAGGCACTCGAGCCGTCTTCACACAAGAAAAAGGTTCCAACACCACCTTCCTACGATTCCTTGGCGAACTCGAACGCGCTCTCGGCGAAATGGACGTCCTTTCACCCCCACGAACCGACGCTCGCACCGCCATCGGGCTCAGATAA